The Thermus antranikianii DSM 12462 genome has a segment encoding these proteins:
- a CDS encoding glycoside hydrolase family 36 protein → MRLEFSDPLRESRLKVPVLAEALGPVPGGYLLRGREVRIFAPFASKRFFRHGWQSWSLTTWVDLNFPPKPLFPEARRPQADDPFLLEASEWWGSGLGALEGPDGKVLLLGALGVGARVLGREDLLLGRYAEGEGEWFLGYRERMEVFAAYGRLLPRRLSKGPPRLWCSWYSFYNRIHEALLLEVLEEVAGLPFEVFQIDDGWQRALGDWEPNERFPRGMAFLAERIWEKGFRAGLWLAPFLVTPDSPLVRAHPEWILRDGEGRPIPAGFNWGKILYALDSGNEEVLDHVAGLVRKVRAWGYDYLKLDFLYAAALPGAEGEVRYRKAMERIREEAGEAYLLFCGAPILASLGLADGLRVGPDVAPYWDNEDRSFWLQDPTGPGLRNALRTTLHRLWLRENVQVDPDVAFFRSRFSLLSPEEMYLQEAMGEITGFKATSDPPSWLSPEERERLWAFLSRDKEVKPLGPYRFRVGEEVLDYAFLL, encoded by the coding sequence ATGCGGCTGGAGTTCTCGGATCCTCTTCGGGAAAGCCGCCTCAAGGTGCCGGTCCTGGCGGAGGCCTTGGGGCCTGTTCCCGGGGGTTACCTCCTGAGGGGCCGGGAGGTGCGGATCTTTGCTCCCTTCGCCTCGAAGCGCTTCTTCCGCCACGGCTGGCAGAGCTGGAGCCTCACCACCTGGGTGGACCTAAACTTTCCCCCGAAGCCCCTTTTCCCCGAGGCCCGCAGGCCCCAGGCGGACGATCCCTTCCTCCTCGAGGCTTCTGAGTGGTGGGGAAGCGGCCTAGGGGCCCTCGAGGGGCCAGATGGGAAGGTGCTTCTCCTGGGTGCCCTGGGCGTGGGGGCGCGGGTCTTGGGGCGAGAGGACCTCCTCCTGGGCCGCTACGCCGAGGGGGAGGGGGAGTGGTTTCTGGGCTACAGGGAGCGAATGGAGGTGTTCGCCGCCTATGGCAGGCTCCTTCCCAGGCGGCTTTCTAAAGGGCCTCCCAGGCTGTGGTGCTCCTGGTATAGCTTCTACAACCGGATCCATGAGGCCTTACTCCTCGAGGTGCTGGAGGAAGTGGCCGGGCTTCCCTTTGAGGTCTTCCAGATCGACGACGGCTGGCAGCGGGCCCTTGGGGACTGGGAACCCAACGAGCGCTTCCCCCGGGGGATGGCCTTTTTGGCGGAGAGGATCTGGGAAAAGGGCTTCAGGGCGGGGTTATGGCTAGCTCCCTTTTTGGTGACGCCGGATAGCCCCCTAGTGCGGGCCCACCCCGAGTGGATCCTGCGGGACGGGGAGGGAAGGCCCATCCCCGCGGGCTTCAACTGGGGGAAGATCCTATACGCCCTGGATTCGGGCAACGAGGAGGTTTTGGACCATGTGGCGGGCTTGGTGCGCAAGGTGCGGGCCTGGGGGTACGACTACCTGAAGCTGGATTTCCTCTACGCTGCTGCGTTACCCGGGGCCGAGGGGGAGGTGCGGTACCGTAAGGCCATGGAGCGGATCCGCGAGGAGGCAGGGGAGGCCTACCTTCTCTTCTGCGGCGCTCCCATCCTGGCCTCCTTGGGGCTTGCCGATGGCCTCAGGGTGGGTCCGGACGTGGCCCCCTACTGGGACAACGAGGACCGCTCCTTCTGGCTACAGGACCCCACGGGCCCGGGGCTAAGGAACGCCCTCCGCACCACCCTGCACCGGCTTTGGCTGCGGGAAAACGTCCAGGTGGACCCGGATGTGGCCTTCTTCCGGAGCCGTTTCTCGCTGCTATCCCCTGAGGAGATGTACCTGCAGGAGGCCATGGGGGAGATCACGGGCTTCAAGGCCACCTCCGACCCGCCCTCCTGGCTTTCCCCGGAGGAAAGGGAAAGGCTTTGGGCCTTCCTGAGCCGGGATAAGGAGGTAAAGCCCCTTGGCCCCTACCGTTTCCGGGTGGGAGAGGAGGTTTTGGACTATGCCTTTCTTTTATAA
- the ddl gene encoding D-alanine--D-alanine ligase — protein MAAPKVLLIAGGRSPEHEVSLLSAQGVLEHMPFPTELAVIAKDGGWLLGEEAFAALGAKVAPIGRHAFPPPLDWSRYDVVFPLLHGRWGEDGTIQGFLEILGKPYVGAGVAASALCMDKDLSKRVLAQAGIPVVPWVALYQGERPFIPFDPPFFVKPANTGSSIGIRRVEHYAELEEALAEAFRHDQKAVVEQALSGVRELEVGILGNIFGEASPVGEVRYQAAFYDYETKYTPGRAELLIPAPLDPGTQETVQELALKAYRLLGIRGMARVDFFLAGGEIYLNEVNTIPGFTPTSMYPRLFAAGGLPYPELLRRLVELALE, from the coding sequence ATCGCCGGGGGAAGAAGCCCCGAGCACGAGGTTTCCCTGCTTTCCGCCCAGGGGGTTTTGGAGCACATGCCTTTCCCCACCGAGCTCGCCGTGATCGCCAAGGACGGTGGGTGGCTCCTTGGGGAGGAGGCATTTGCTGCCCTTGGGGCCAAGGTGGCCCCTATCGGCCGGCACGCTTTTCCACCCCCTTTGGATTGGAGCCGGTATGACGTGGTCTTCCCCCTGCTTCATGGAAGGTGGGGAGAGGATGGGACCATCCAAGGGTTCTTGGAAATTCTGGGTAAGCCCTACGTGGGGGCGGGGGTGGCGGCCAGCGCCCTTTGCATGGATAAGGACTTAAGCAAAAGGGTTCTGGCCCAGGCGGGGATTCCCGTGGTCCCCTGGGTAGCCCTTTATCAGGGGGAGCGCCCCTTTATCCCCTTTGACCCCCCCTTCTTTGTGAAGCCCGCCAACACGGGTTCCAGCATCGGCATCCGCCGGGTGGAGCATTACGCCGAGCTGGAAGAGGCCTTGGCCGAGGCCTTCCGCCACGACCAGAAGGCGGTGGTGGAGCAGGCGCTTTCGGGGGTGCGGGAGCTGGAGGTGGGTATTCTGGGGAATATCTTTGGCGAGGCCAGCCCCGTGGGAGAGGTGCGCTACCAGGCGGCCTTCTACGACTACGAGACCAAGTACACCCCGGGCCGGGCGGAGCTTTTGATCCCTGCACCCCTGGACCCCGGTACCCAGGAGACCGTGCAGGAGCTGGCCTTGAAAGCCTACAGGCTTTTGGGCATCCGCGGCATGGCCAGGGTGGACTTCTTCCTTGCGGGGGGGGAGATCTACCTCAACGAGGTCAACACCATTCCCGGCTTCACCCCCACCAGCATGTACCCCAGGCTTTTTGCCGCCGGGGGTCTACCTTACCCCGAGCTGTTAAGGCGTCTGGTGGAGCTGGCCCTGGAGTAG
- a CDS encoding FGGY-family carbohydrate kinase yields MARAALEGVAFQVLDVVRAMEGEAGLSLKELRVDGGMAQNALFLEIQADLLGVPVLRPRVTETTALGAAWMAGVGAGVLGLEAVREAWTLEARFLPRLSPSRREALYQGWRRAVERALGWAREEG; encoded by the coding sequence CTGGCCCGGGCGGCCCTGGAGGGGGTGGCCTTCCAGGTGCTGGACGTGGTGCGGGCCATGGAGGGGGAGGCGGGGCTTTCCCTGAAGGAGCTCCGGGTGGATGGGGGCATGGCCCAGAACGCCCTTTTTCTGGAGATCCAGGCGGACCTCCTGGGGGTGCCGGTCCTCAGGCCCAGGGTCACGGAGACCACCGCCCTAGGGGCGGCCTGGATGGCCGGGGTGGGGGCGGGGGTCCTGGGGCTGGAGGCGGTGCGGGAAGCCTGGACCCTGGAGGCCCGCTTTCTCCCCCGCCTATCCCCCTCCCGGCGGGAGGCCCTTTATCAGGGCTGGCGGCGGGCGGTGGAGCGGGCTTTGGGCTGGGCGAGGGAGGAGGGATGA
- a CDS encoding FGGY family carbohydrate kinase, whose amino-acid sequence MALDQGTTSSRAILFSLEGRPVAMAQREFRQLYPRPGWVEHDPLEIWESQLGVAQEALRQAGVEAREVVALASPGGPAGPTWPGRPWRGWPSRCWTWCGPWRGRRGFP is encoded by the coding sequence TTGGCCCTGGACCAGGGCACCACCAGCAGCCGGGCCATCCTCTTCAGCCTGGAGGGCAGGCCCGTGGCCATGGCCCAGAGGGAGTTCCGCCAGCTCTACCCGAGGCCGGGCTGGGTGGAGCACGATCCCCTGGAGATCTGGGAAAGCCAGCTTGGGGTGGCCCAGGAGGCCTTGCGCCAGGCCGGGGTGGAGGCCAGGGAGGTGGTGGCCCTGGCCTCACCCGGGGGACCAGCAGGGCCCACCTGGCCCGGGCGGCCCTGGAGGGGGTGGCCTTCCAGGTGCTGGACGTGGTGCGGGCCATGGAGGGGGAGGCGGGGCTTTCCCTGA
- the galT gene encoding galactose-1-phosphate uridylyltransferase, with amino-acid sequence MPFFYKHVHRKKDGRELILYGLHPLEVEVLPVAEEPSVPEGAGSISPSPHLRYHPLRGEWVVYAAHRQERTFLPPKEHCPLCPSQEGGFPTEIPFDRFRVAVFENRFPSLVPRPTPPPEGLPVPAERALGRCEVVVYTQAHVGSLATLTEEERLLLAWVWRDRYRALYALEGIRFVMPFENRGEAVGVTLHHPHGQIYAYPFVPPILERESQAFRERPVLLELFPHLEPYRVDQEEGFLAFVPPFARYPFEVWVAPLERHPGLWTFSEGEMAAFARLLGRVVARYDALFGEPFPYVMVFHAAPLGEERTFHFHVEFYPPKRAKDKLKFLAGTELGAGTFVVDALPEDSARRLREAL; translated from the coding sequence ATGCCTTTCTTTTATAAGCACGTGCATCGCAAGAAGGACGGGCGGGAGCTGATCCTTTACGGGCTTCATCCCCTCGAGGTGGAGGTCTTGCCCGTGGCCGAGGAGCCCTCCGTACCGGAGGGGGCGGGGTCCATCTCCCCAAGCCCTCACCTCCGCTACCACCCCTTGCGGGGGGAGTGGGTGGTCTACGCCGCCCACCGCCAGGAGCGCACCTTCTTGCCTCCCAAGGAGCACTGCCCCCTTTGCCCAAGCCAGGAGGGGGGCTTTCCCACGGAGATTCCCTTTGACCGTTTTCGAGTGGCGGTCTTTGAAAACCGGTTCCCCTCCCTGGTGCCAAGGCCCACCCCTCCCCCGGAAGGGCTTCCCGTTCCCGCGGAGAGGGCTTTGGGCCGATGCGAGGTGGTGGTGTACACCCAGGCCCACGTGGGAAGCCTGGCTACCCTCACGGAGGAGGAAAGGCTCCTCCTGGCCTGGGTTTGGCGGGACCGGTACCGGGCCTTGTATGCCCTCGAGGGGATCCGGTTCGTCATGCCCTTCGAGAACCGGGGGGAGGCGGTGGGGGTGACCCTCCACCATCCCCACGGGCAGATCTACGCCTACCCCTTTGTGCCCCCCATCCTGGAGCGGGAAAGCCAGGCCTTTAGGGAAAGGCCCGTGCTCTTGGAGCTTTTTCCCCACCTGGAGCCCTACCGGGTGGACCAGGAGGAGGGGTTTTTGGCCTTCGTGCCCCCCTTCGCCCGCTACCCCTTTGAGGTCTGGGTGGCCCCTCTGGAGCGTCACCCTGGGCTTTGGACCTTTTCCGAGGGAGAGATGGCCGCCTTCGCCCGGCTTTTGGGCCGGGTGGTGGCCCGCTACGACGCCCTTTTCGGGGAGCCCTTCCCCTACGTGATGGTTTTCCACGCCGCCCCCTTGGGGGAGGAACGCACCTTTCATTTCCATGTGGAGTTCTACCCCCCCAAAAGGGCCAAGGACAAGCTCAAGTTCCTGGCGGGCACGGAGCTTGGGGCGGGCACCTTCGTGGTGGACGCCCTGCCCGAGGATTCCGCTAGGAGGTTGCGGGAGGCTCTATAG